The Pirellulales bacterium genome has a window encoding:
- a CDS encoding universal stress protein, producing MSNDQTQQKPEQFLDLIRRQQRGRLKIYLGFAAGVGKTYQMLQEGNRLRRQGVDVVIGLVETHGRTETMAQVGELEQVPRRKIEYRGVTLDEMDTDQVLARHPTIALVDELAHTNAPGSRHAKRYQDVDDILKAGINVITTLNVQHLESLHEIVERATGVRVKERIPDYVVAMADQIVNVDLSAEDLRERLQAGKVYPMERIPTALENFFAEEKLTQLRELAMEEIAFRLDRRRREQAQQGAATASGSECVMACLSSRSPRADALLRKAARIADRMGAPWFAVYVQTPREAPEKIDAATQRVIANNLELASQLGGTSLQFKGTDLVNAIDAFVKEYGVTHIVLGRSQRAWYRRWFNQSVIDRLLQSVRGVDVVVVDNAPITED from the coding sequence GTGTCCAACGATCAAACTCAACAGAAGCCAGAGCAATTTCTCGATCTTATCCGACGCCAACAGCGGGGGAGGCTGAAAATCTACCTGGGTTTTGCCGCCGGAGTGGGTAAAACATACCAAATGCTCCAAGAAGGCAACCGGCTGCGTAGGCAGGGCGTCGATGTGGTGATTGGCCTTGTGGAGACGCACGGTCGCACAGAAACGATGGCCCAAGTCGGTGAGCTGGAACAGGTTCCGCGCAGGAAAATTGAATATCGCGGTGTAACACTCGACGAAATGGATACCGACCAAGTGCTCGCACGGCATCCTACGATTGCCTTGGTAGACGAACTGGCGCATACCAATGCTCCGGGAAGTCGCCACGCGAAACGCTATCAAGATGTCGATGACATTCTCAAAGCGGGGATCAATGTCATCACCACGCTCAACGTTCAACACTTGGAAAGCCTGCACGAGATTGTCGAGCGTGCCACGGGCGTGCGCGTCAAAGAACGAATTCCGGATTATGTTGTGGCAATGGCCGATCAGATCGTCAATGTGGATTTATCCGCCGAGGACCTGCGCGAACGACTGCAGGCAGGAAAAGTATATCCCATGGAGCGCATTCCGACGGCCTTGGAGAATTTCTTTGCCGAGGAAAAATTAACGCAGCTTCGCGAGTTGGCAATGGAAGAGATTGCCTTTCGCTTGGATCGACGGCGTCGGGAGCAAGCGCAGCAAGGCGCCGCAACAGCTTCCGGCTCGGAATGTGTAATGGCTTGCCTCAGTTCTCGAAGCCCGCGCGCCGATGCGCTGTTGCGCAAGGCCGCTCGTATTGCTGATCGGATGGGGGCCCCTTGGTTTGCCGTTTATGTACAGACGCCCAGGGAGGCACCGGAAAAGATTGATGCCGCGACTCAGCGCGTCATTGCCAACAACCTTGAGTTGGCCTCGCAATTAGGGGGGACATCGCTGCAATTTAAGGGAACGGACCTAGTGAATGCGATCGACGCCTTTGTCAAGGAATACGGAGTCACCCACATCGTGTTAGGGCGTAGTCAAAGGGCTTGGTATCGCCGTTGGTTCAACCAGTCGGTCATCGATCGCCTGCTGCAGAGTGTTCGCGGCGTGGATGTTGTGGTGGTAGATAATGCACCGATAACGGAAGATTAA
- the upp gene encoding uracil phosphoribosyltransferase: MSGIFEVQHPLIANHLAHLRDVSTPPAEFRVLVQRLAVLLAYEATQDLELAPAHVQTPLAVTTGQVLNQRIGLIPILRAGLGMVDPVLNLIPGAEVWHLGVYRDEKTATPVEYYSRVQGTNPVDVALVLDPMLATGGSAVAALATLKEWGVPQAKLLAIIAAREGIDEVFSQFPNTQIYVCAIDPELNAKKYIVPGLGDAGDRIFNTQPAE; encoded by the coding sequence ATGTCGGGCATTTTTGAAGTCCAGCATCCGCTCATCGCCAATCATCTGGCTCACTTGCGCGATGTTAGCACGCCGCCGGCCGAGTTTCGCGTGCTGGTGCAACGCCTGGCCGTATTGCTGGCCTACGAGGCCACCCAAGATCTTGAATTGGCGCCAGCCCATGTGCAAACCCCGCTGGCCGTTACCACCGGTCAGGTGTTGAATCAACGCATTGGGCTGATTCCCATTTTGCGGGCCGGTTTAGGAATGGTCGATCCTGTGTTGAACTTGATCCCCGGCGCAGAAGTGTGGCACCTGGGCGTGTACCGCGATGAAAAGACGGCAACACCCGTGGAATACTACAGCCGTGTGCAAGGAACGAATCCGGTCGATGTGGCTTTGGTTCTCGATCCGATGCTAGCCACCGGCGGATCCGCCGTGGCAGCTCTGGCCACCTTGAAGGAGTGGGGCGTGCCCCAGGCAAAGCTGTTGGCAATCATCGCTGCTCGAGAAGGAATCGACGAAGTCTTTTCTCAGTTTCCCAACACACAGATTTATGTGTGCGCCATCGATCCTGAGTTAAACGCCAAAAAATATATTGTGCCTGGCTTGGGCGACGCCGGCGACCGAATTTTCAATACTCAGCCCGCCGAATGA